A single genomic interval of Megalobrama amblycephala isolate DHTTF-2021 linkage group LG17, ASM1881202v1, whole genome shotgun sequence harbors:
- the rgs13 gene encoding regulator of G-protein signaling 13 encodes MPTILSSSTEIKSMNEENKTVSPRRLDKWRFRCLLTDKLNPSETLLWSQSLENLLRSKYGMATFHTFLKSEFSDENIEFWLVCEDFKKIRSSSRLSSRAKKIFEHYIKAEAPKEINIDHVTRELIKQNVQAPTRVCFDDAQRIVFGLMERDSYPRFLRSDMYRSLLESVSQRIKV; translated from the exons ATGCCAACCATATTGTCATCTTCAACTGAAATAAAGAGCATGAACGAGGAGAATAAAACAGTCAGTCCCCG GAGACTAGACAAGTGGCGGTTTCGTTGTCTGTTGACAGACAA aCTGAACCCCAGTGAGACCCTACTGTGGTCCCAGTCATTGGAAAACCTCCTTAGATCCAAAT ATGGCATGGCAACATTCCACACCTTCCTCAAGTCCGAGTTCAGCGATGAGAACATTGAATTTTGGCTGGTTTGTGAAGACTTCAAAAAAATCAGGAGTTCGTCCAGGCTATCCTCAAGGGCCAAGAAGATATTTGAGCATTACATCAAGGCAGAAGCTCCCAAAGAG ATAAACATTGACCACGTCACGAGAGAGCTTATCAAGCAGAACGTCCAAGCTCCAACAAGAGTGTGTTTCGATGATGCTCAGAGGATTGTCTTTGGTCTTATGGAGAGGGATTCCTATCCCAGGTTCCTTCGCTCGGACATGTACAGATCCCTTCTGGAATCAGTCTCACAAAGGATTAAGGTGTGA